The Sphingosinicella humi genome has a window encoding:
- the proC gene encoding pyrroline-5-carboxylate reductase, with amino-acid sequence MTAALSLPGPFWLIGCGNMAGAMLEGWLAAGLDRSQITVIRPSGRPPAEGIRTLTSLPEDEVPALVMLGVKPQKLDEVVPFVAPVLEPETVVISILAGVELASLRQRFSKPRTLVRAMPNLPVRLGKGAIGLFGETVGPEPREEVERLMSTLGRAEWVSEEPLIDVVTALAGSAPAFLYRFIDALAEAGVAEGLPREQAERFALATVEGAGAMAAASDESPSQLVERVASPGGTTRAGLEVLDGEGGLRPLMRRTMAAAVGRGRELAEAARR; translated from the coding sequence ATGACAGCGGCGCTTTCCCTTCCCGGACCCTTCTGGCTGATCGGCTGCGGCAACATGGCGGGCGCGATGCTGGAAGGCTGGCTCGCCGCCGGCCTCGACCGTTCTCAAATCACCGTCATCCGCCCGAGCGGCCGCCCGCCGGCCGAAGGCATCCGAACCCTCACCAGCTTGCCCGAAGACGAGGTTCCCGCCTTGGTGATGCTCGGCGTCAAGCCGCAGAAGCTCGACGAGGTCGTCCCTTTCGTCGCGCCCGTCCTGGAGCCGGAAACGGTCGTCATCTCGATCCTCGCCGGGGTGGAGCTCGCCTCGCTTCGCCAGCGCTTTTCCAAGCCTCGGACGCTGGTGCGGGCGATGCCGAACCTTCCGGTGCGGCTTGGCAAGGGCGCGATCGGCCTGTTCGGAGAGACTGTCGGGCCCGAGCCGCGGGAGGAGGTCGAGCGGCTCATGTCCACGCTCGGTCGGGCGGAATGGGTAAGCGAGGAGCCGCTGATCGACGTGGTGACGGCGCTCGCCGGCAGCGCGCCCGCCTTTCTCTACCGCTTCATCGATGCCCTGGCGGAAGCCGGGGTGGCCGAGGGCCTGCCGCGCGAACAGGCGGAGCGGTTCGCGCTCGCCACGGTCGAGGGCGCAGGCGCGATGGCCGCAGCCTCCGACGAAAGCCCCTCGCAACTGGTCGAGCGGGTGGCCAGTCCGGGCGGAACGACCCGCGCGGGGCTGGAAGTCCTCGACGGGGAAGGGGGGCTGCGGCCGCTGATGCGACGCACGATGGCCGCCGCCGTCGGCCGCGGCCGCGAGCTGGCCGAGGCGGCGCGGCGTTAG
- a CDS encoding branched-chain amino acid aminotransferase yields the protein MTDQRSYDDRDGWIWFDGKLAPWREANIHVLTHALHYASSVFEGQRAYGGEIFKLTEHSTRLRRSASLLGFELPWSVEEIDAACRETLKANNLEDAYMRPVAWRGSEQMGVAAQRTKPHMAIACWEWGAYFGDEAARKGIRLDISPWRRPAPYTAPTQSKASGLYMICTLAKHAAENKGYNDALMFDWRGQVAEATGANAFFVKDGAIHTPTPDCFLDGITRRTVMELARRRGIDVIERTIWPEELEGFEQFFLTGSAAEVTPVASAGPWNFEVGDLTLQLRQDYLDLVNRRLANA from the coding sequence ATGACGGACCAGCGCAGCTATGACGATCGCGACGGGTGGATCTGGTTTGACGGCAAGCTAGCGCCCTGGCGCGAGGCCAATATCCATGTGCTGACCCACGCGCTCCATTACGCCTCCTCGGTCTTCGAGGGGCAGCGCGCTTATGGCGGCGAGATCTTCAAACTGACCGAGCACAGCACGCGGCTGAGGCGGAGCGCCTCCCTTCTCGGCTTCGAGCTGCCCTGGTCGGTCGAGGAGATCGATGCCGCCTGTCGCGAGACGTTGAAGGCCAATAACCTCGAAGACGCCTATATGCGCCCCGTGGCCTGGCGCGGCTCCGAGCAGATGGGCGTCGCCGCACAGCGGACCAAGCCGCACATGGCGATCGCCTGCTGGGAATGGGGCGCCTATTTCGGCGACGAAGCGGCGCGCAAGGGCATCCGCCTCGACATTTCCCCCTGGCGCCGGCCCGCCCCCTACACGGCGCCGACCCAGTCCAAGGCGTCCGGCCTCTACATGATCTGCACTCTGGCCAAGCATGCGGCGGAGAATAAGGGCTATAACGACGCGCTGATGTTCGATTGGCGCGGCCAGGTGGCGGAGGCGACGGGCGCCAACGCCTTCTTCGTCAAGGACGGCGCGATCCACACGCCGACGCCCGACTGCTTCCTCGACGGCATCACCCGGCGCACGGTCATGGAGCTTGCCCGCCGCCGCGGCATCGACGTGATCGAGCGCACGATCTGGCCGGAGGAGCTGGAGGGCTTCGAGCAGTTCTTCCTCACCGGCAGCGCCGCCGAGGTGACGCCGGTCGCGTCCGCAGGTCCCTGGAACTTCGAGGTGGGCGATCTCACGCTCCAGCTCCGCCAGGACTATCTCGACCTCGTCAACCGCCGCCTCGCCAACGCCTGA
- a CDS encoding tyrosine-type recombinase/integrase, which produces MLNQRVAADGGLTEAELQAIAKTAYEQLLAELCQDQRSTPYYAPLHSVSNLAFAHYYQRLADHGGHLSLLPAEEQRLAEEAGWDPQRIEDLRTIIKLREEQGVTRFRPDYIDGLLRQHGRAPTDMLRWAVELALYPAFRDAHIDAEEALQRQLAVRSYPTGAVPGPSVPARIANDQDETAGSEASVPSEWLHVTATEAAERLIAATPKMFEHRKTGKRKEEQVGEQTLRQIRWAAALLERSMDGRPLWSLTFGDLKVLDQWFDRLPVTCGKAPWHRSPETTLKEICRDAEEKIELGDYEADAIGLLSGTTNKHFRKLAQIHSFLRDHVPSVAEVDFGKFMVPDRKDERNARAAYTLEQGRELFNLPPWTGCRSVEERLEPGNQIYHDSLFFVLLLVWYTGMRREEVCKLLVTDVDCVDGIWFISIDFTSAGRVKNRSAVRLIAISDELVRLGFVEYFEAIRTAGHDALFPELVSERAGAKKGDTFYKLWWIYVAPHLKTLQRGQALHAARHTVSTELKELEVFEEHRNDALGHKGKGEGSTRYSKATRLAKLKALVDQIPIVTDHLPDYREIHLLPAAMRRPRPRRGQNLTGAAE; this is translated from the coding sequence ATGTTGAACCAGCGCGTCGCAGCCGATGGAGGCCTGACGGAGGCCGAACTGCAGGCCATTGCAAAGACGGCTTACGAGCAGTTGTTGGCGGAGCTATGCCAGGATCAGCGCTCGACGCCCTACTATGCTCCGCTCCACAGCGTCTCGAACCTGGCGTTCGCCCATTATTACCAGCGCCTGGCCGATCACGGGGGCCACCTCTCGCTGCTGCCGGCGGAGGAGCAGCGCCTCGCCGAGGAGGCAGGGTGGGATCCACAGCGGATCGAGGATCTGAGGACGATCATCAAGCTCCGCGAAGAACAGGGCGTCACCCGCTTCCGGCCCGACTATATCGACGGGTTGTTGCGTCAGCACGGTCGCGCGCCGACCGACATGCTGCGATGGGCGGTCGAGCTCGCTCTCTATCCCGCCTTCCGGGACGCCCATATCGACGCCGAAGAGGCGCTACAGCGTCAATTGGCGGTGCGGTCCTACCCCACGGGGGCTGTGCCGGGCCCCTCCGTGCCAGCCAGGATTGCTAACGATCAGGACGAGACCGCCGGGTCGGAAGCATCCGTTCCCTCCGAGTGGCTCCATGTCACCGCCACCGAGGCGGCCGAACGGCTGATCGCTGCAACGCCGAAGATGTTCGAGCATCGCAAGACCGGCAAGCGCAAGGAGGAGCAGGTCGGCGAGCAGACGCTCCGTCAGATACGATGGGCGGCGGCGTTGCTCGAGCGGTCAATGGATGGCCGACCGTTGTGGTCGCTCACCTTTGGGGACCTGAAGGTACTCGATCAGTGGTTCGACCGGCTTCCGGTCACTTGCGGGAAGGCGCCGTGGCACCGGTCACCGGAGACGACGCTCAAGGAAATCTGCCGGGACGCCGAGGAGAAGATCGAACTTGGCGACTATGAGGCCGATGCGATCGGCTTGCTATCGGGAACGACCAACAAACACTTCCGCAAGCTCGCCCAGATTCACAGCTTCCTGCGCGACCACGTCCCATCGGTTGCCGAAGTCGACTTCGGAAAATTCATGGTCCCGGACCGCAAGGACGAGCGGAACGCCCGCGCGGCCTACACACTGGAGCAGGGACGGGAGCTCTTCAATCTCCCGCCCTGGACCGGCTGCCGATCGGTCGAGGAGCGCCTCGAACCCGGAAACCAGATCTATCACGACAGCCTGTTCTTCGTGCTCCTGCTCGTGTGGTATACGGGCATGCGCAGGGAAGAGGTTTGCAAGCTCCTCGTGACCGACGTCGACTGCGTCGACGGCATCTGGTTCATCAGCATCGACTTCACCTCCGCCGGCCGCGTCAAGAACCGATCAGCGGTACGCCTCATCGCGATCTCGGACGAGCTGGTCCGCCTCGGCTTTGTCGAGTATTTCGAGGCGATAAGGACGGCCGGCCACGACGCCCTTTTCCCGGAGCTGGTTTCCGAACGGGCCGGCGCCAAGAAGGGTGATACCTTTTACAAGCTCTGGTGGATCTACGTCGCTCCCCATTTGAAGACGCTTCAGCGCGGTCAAGCGCTCCATGCGGCTCGTCATACCGTCAGCACGGAGCTGAAGGAGCTCGAGGTGTTCGAGGAGCACCGTAACGACGCGCTCGGGCACAAGGGCAAGGGCGAGGGATCCACCCGCTATTCCAAGGCGACCCGTCTCGCCAAGCTCAAGGCGCTGGTCGACCAGATTCCCATCGTCACAGACCATCTCCCGGATTACCGGGAGATTCACCTGCTTCCCGCTGCCATGCGGCGGCCTCGTCCGCGCCGCGGGCAGAATTTGACGGGAGCTGCGGAGTGA
- a CDS encoding YbjN domain-containing protein yields the protein MNVDEFELERETSAPIDMLEHYFSAHGWAYERNGDEEIVANFQGSWAQYELRAIWRDDDNVLQFLALPDIRVAADKRAQTYETIGLINEQLWLGHFELWQTSGLVLFRHAALLEGEEGGTLTLQQAETLVETAIEECERFYPVFQFVLWADKSPAEAIAAALIETQGEA from the coding sequence ATGAACGTGGACGAGTTTGAGCTGGAGCGCGAAACGAGCGCCCCGATCGACATGCTCGAACATTATTTCAGCGCCCATGGCTGGGCCTATGAAAGAAATGGCGACGAAGAGATCGTCGCCAACTTCCAGGGGAGCTGGGCCCAATATGAGCTGCGGGCCATCTGGCGGGACGACGACAATGTCCTCCAGTTCCTCGCCCTTCCAGATATTCGCGTCGCCGCCGACAAGCGGGCCCAGACCTATGAGACGATCGGCCTCATCAACGAGCAACTCTGGCTCGGCCATTTCGAACTGTGGCAGACCTCCGGCCTCGTCCTTTTCCGCCATGCGGCGCTGCTGGAAGGCGAGGAGGGCGGCACGCTGACCTTGCAGCAGGCGGAGACGCTGGTCGAGACCGCCATCGAGGAATGCGAGCGTTTCTACCCCGTCTTCCAGTTCGTCCTCTGGGCCGACAAGTCCCCCGCCGAAGCCATCGCCGCCGCCCTGATCGAGACGCAGGGCGAAGCCTAG
- a CDS encoding aldehyde dehydrogenase family protein, giving the protein MFESVQEARTLFERLGLPQEAIASGDLASRSPIDGTVIGRVAAASPDEVEAAIGRAYEGFLAWRTVPAPRRGELVRLFGEVLREAKEPLARLVSLEAGKILPEALGEVQEMIDICDFAVGLSRQLHGLTITTERPDHRMMETWHPLGVVGVISAFNFPVAVWAWNACLAFVCGDSVVWKPSEKTPLSALAVQTLFERAVERFGDAPANLSVLVQGGRATGEALVDDRRVALVSATGSTRMGCEVGPRIAARFGRSLLELGGNNGMIVTPSADLDLAERAITFAAVGTAGQRCTSLRRLFVHEDVYDRLVPRLKRVWSSVEVGNPLEGLALVGPLIDEAAYDAMQTALNDARSEGGVVQGGERLLADSFPDAWYVRPAIAEMPGQTPVTQRETFAPILYVMRYRTFDEAIALHNAVPQGLASSIFTTDLREAERFLSAAGSDCGIVNVNIGPSGAEIGGAFGGEKETGGGRESGSDSWRAYMRRSTNTINYGRDLPLAQGIDFSV; this is encoded by the coding sequence ATGTTCGAGTCCGTGCAGGAAGCCCGGACGCTTTTCGAGAGGCTCGGGCTGCCGCAGGAGGCGATTGCGTCGGGCGACCTCGCATCGCGCTCGCCTATCGACGGCACGGTTATCGGTCGCGTCGCGGCCGCAAGCCCCGACGAGGTCGAGGCGGCGATCGGCCGTGCCTATGAGGGCTTCCTCGCCTGGCGCACCGTCCCGGCGCCCCGGCGCGGCGAGCTGGTTCGCCTGTTCGGCGAGGTCTTGCGGGAGGCCAAGGAGCCTCTGGCGCGCCTGGTGAGTCTGGAGGCGGGGAAGATCCTCCCCGAGGCGCTCGGCGAGGTCCAGGAGATGATCGACATCTGCGACTTCGCCGTTGGCCTGTCGCGGCAGCTTCACGGTCTCACCATCACCACTGAGCGGCCCGACCATCGCATGATGGAGACCTGGCATCCTCTCGGTGTCGTCGGCGTCATCTCCGCCTTCAATTTTCCGGTCGCTGTCTGGGCGTGGAACGCCTGCCTCGCTTTCGTCTGCGGCGACAGTGTCGTCTGGAAGCCTTCGGAAAAGACGCCGCTGTCGGCGCTTGCCGTTCAGACGCTGTTCGAGCGCGCCGTCGAGCGTTTCGGCGATGCGCCCGCGAACCTGTCGGTGCTGGTCCAGGGTGGACGCGCTACCGGCGAGGCGCTGGTCGACGATCGCCGCGTCGCGCTTGTCTCCGCCACCGGCTCCACCCGCATGGGCTGCGAGGTCGGGCCGCGCATCGCCGCCCGCTTCGGCCGCTCGCTGCTCGAGCTGGGCGGCAACAACGGCATGATCGTCACGCCCTCGGCCGACCTCGACCTCGCCGAACGCGCGATCACCTTCGCCGCCGTCGGCACCGCCGGCCAGCGCTGCACGTCGCTCCGCCGGCTGTTCGTTCATGAGGATGTCTACGATCGCCTCGTGCCGCGCCTCAAGCGCGTCTGGTCTTCGGTCGAGGTCGGCAATCCGCTGGAAGGCCTTGCCCTCGTCGGACCCTTGATCGACGAGGCCGCCTACGACGCCATGCAGACAGCGCTGAACGACGCCCGTTCCGAGGGCGGCGTGGTCCAGGGCGGCGAGCGGCTTCTGGCCGACAGCTTTCCCGACGCCTGGTATGTGCGTCCGGCTATCGCCGAGATGCCGGGTCAGACGCCCGTCACGCAGAGAGAGACCTTCGCGCCCATTCTCTACGTCATGCGCTACCGCACCTTCGACGAGGCGATCGCCCTCCATAACGCCGTGCCGCAAGGCCTCGCCTCCTCGATCTTCACCACCGATCTCAGGGAAGCCGAGCGCTTCCTCTCCGCCGCGGGCTCCGATTGCGGTATCGTCAACGTCAATATCGGGCCGTCGGGCGCCGAGATCGGCGGCGCGTTCGGCGGCGAGAAGGAGACCGGCGGCGGGCGCGAGAGCGGCTCCGATAGCTGGCGCGCCTATATGCGCAGGTCTACCAACACGATCAATTACGGCCGCGATCTGCCGCTCGCCCAGGGGATTGATTTTTCGGTCTGA